In Corylus avellana chromosome ca2, CavTom2PMs-1.0, the following proteins share a genomic window:
- the LOC132169830 gene encoding cysteine-rich receptor-like protein kinase 44, with protein sequence MASEYAMFGQFSTKSDVFSFGILILEIAWRNWKDGTTLNLIDPTLMKGGPKIEMMRCIHVGLLCVQENVADRPDMTLVLLMLNSDSIALPLPTQPAASFMQGNVGSSKSLQLDSNCGGTNYVASITEELSPR encoded by the exons ATGGCTTCAGAATATGCAATGTTTGGGCAATTCTCAACAAAATCAGATGTGTTCAGTTTTGGTATCCTAATTCTGGAGATT GCATGGAGAAATTGGAAGGATGGGACAACTTTGAATCTCATAGATCCCACGTTAATGAAGGGCGGTCCAAAAATCGAAATGATGAGATGTATTCACGTCGGTCTATTATGTGTACAAGAAAATGTAGCCGACAGACCAGACATGACTTTAGTTCTTCTCATGCTTAATAGCGATTCTATTGCCCTTCCTTTACCTACACAACCTGCTGCAAGCTTTATGCAGGGCAATGTTGGGTCAAGCAAATCACTGCAACTGGACAGCAATTGTGGGGGAACTAATTATGTGGCTTCAATTACTGAAGAGTTATCTCCTAGGTAG